Proteins encoded within one genomic window of Dyadobacter chenhuakuii:
- a CDS encoding nSTAND1 domain-containing NTPase yields the protein MVENSTVTNPFPGLRSYDYDDHALFFGRDAHIRELKNKLLDGRFLALIGSSGSGKSSLIKAGLIPSLEQGEAADRWAADRWAADRWAAGRWKVIIFRPGGNPVRNFVEALKVALRDIDPLWDSRDPLAVEKELSRDPKVALTLLSAIRDQKILLVIDQFEELFRYELSEDFSGKNRTNAFVKLLLTLINQRELPVHAVITMRSDYLDHCTEFDGLTEIINKGYYLLPKMNPEEVKQVIVGPVESVGASIEPELVAGLLKELADNPDFLPILQHALMRTWDRWKSTKPFSSPVSGVDYEAIGGMQESITMHAEEIYTQRLDEKRRNAAAKLFKSLIVLGPSDTSSLHPTVLREIIQITGIPDYLLIDVIMVFRENGVSILTPKPGVKIDHDSIIDVSVEKVLTFWERCRKWIEEELESAKLYKQLSYSASLYQEGRTGLWVNPELQLGLKWLKESEPTLEWAQRYDPFFERATNFLDYSKKQYELEVRQKEDRQKRELRKARIFASVLGISSLVSLLFLIVALVLRTQAQQSEKTALEKESLALEERKRAEDQTREAIAQKKIAEQQGTFAELQKTLTEEQKGIAVREQEKAVKESIAAKIAKQIAEEQKIQADNARKAAVESQKQTEIQKEYAVSAQKESDRQKVYAQSAQKEAESSRNDALKQRSKAVARFIAIQSFQMPAGDELTALLALKAYDFNIKNGGERENPDIFNALSKAAGAKATLIAHNDIVRVVAEPQAGNSVFATAGDDGVVSLWNYLTPAAKPLLLRNPKQTFKSIRSVAFTPDGKTFFTGSSNGQIVRWDNFMPGVPPAKTIVGHDGIVFSLTVKNINNRPHLLSVSSSGQVRLWDVSDKKLDVVRNINVGTEIASVEILADGQYMFLATGTGKLIRVDLTKPDAKPAEYNLPGIRGRLLSMAFTPDQKHLYFGTSSGMLYNVRMNNNEPVPNSMNGTQGTHTSGITSIAFAPDGSRIATACYDWKIRIWNAKEDISKQQPVLLSDFDYWVMDIQFTRDGNKLLAAGADKTVRIWDINSAALFAEVSKKVKRELTEEEWDQYIGKDIPYEKLSRNIR from the coding sequence ATGGTTGAGAATTCTACTGTTACCAATCCATTTCCCGGCCTTAGAAGTTATGATTATGACGATCATGCTCTATTCTTCGGCAGGGACGCGCACATCCGGGAGTTGAAAAACAAACTCCTGGACGGGCGTTTTCTTGCGTTGATCGGATCCTCGGGAAGTGGTAAATCTTCTTTAATCAAAGCGGGCCTCATTCCATCGCTGGAACAAGGCGAGGCGGCAGACCGCTGGGCGGCAGACCGCTGGGCGGCAGACCGCTGGGCGGCAGGCCGCTGGAAAGTGATCATTTTCCGGCCGGGGGGAAATCCCGTGCGAAATTTCGTAGAGGCCCTGAAAGTGGCCCTGCGGGACATCGATCCGCTTTGGGACAGCCGCGATCCATTGGCTGTGGAAAAAGAACTTAGCAGAGATCCCAAAGTTGCCTTAACATTGCTTTCGGCGATCCGTGACCAGAAAATTCTGCTGGTGATCGATCAGTTTGAGGAGCTGTTCCGCTATGAGCTTTCGGAAGATTTTTCGGGTAAAAACAGAACCAATGCATTTGTAAAACTGCTGTTGACCCTCATTAACCAGCGTGAGCTTCCGGTGCACGCGGTGATCACGATGCGGTCGGACTACTTGGACCATTGCACGGAATTCGACGGCCTGACCGAGATCATTAACAAGGGCTATTATCTGCTTCCGAAAATGAACCCGGAGGAAGTAAAGCAAGTCATTGTGGGGCCTGTTGAGTCGGTGGGCGCCAGCATTGAGCCTGAACTTGTTGCAGGTTTGCTTAAAGAATTGGCGGATAACCCGGATTTTCTGCCCATTCTGCAACATGCATTGATGCGCACCTGGGATCGCTGGAAATCGACCAAACCATTCTCGTCTCCCGTTTCGGGTGTTGATTATGAAGCCATTGGCGGCATGCAGGAGTCGATCACCATGCATGCGGAGGAAATTTACACGCAGCGGCTGGATGAAAAAAGGCGGAATGCAGCAGCCAAACTTTTCAAATCCCTCATTGTCCTGGGCCCCAGCGACACCTCCTCGCTGCACCCGACCGTCTTGCGCGAGATCATCCAGATCACCGGCATTCCCGATTATCTGCTGATCGACGTCATCATGGTTTTCCGCGAAAATGGTGTCTCTATCCTGACGCCAAAACCAGGCGTAAAGATCGATCACGACTCGATCATTGATGTTTCGGTTGAAAAAGTACTCACATTCTGGGAGCGGTGCAGAAAGTGGATAGAAGAGGAGCTGGAATCTGCAAAGCTTTACAAGCAGCTCAGTTACTCGGCTTCACTTTACCAGGAAGGCCGTACAGGACTTTGGGTTAATCCCGAGCTGCAACTGGGACTTAAATGGCTGAAAGAAAGCGAGCCGACTTTGGAATGGGCGCAGCGCTATGATCCGTTTTTCGAACGTGCGACCAATTTTTTAGATTACAGTAAAAAACAATACGAACTGGAAGTTCGTCAGAAAGAAGACCGCCAGAAACGCGAGCTGCGCAAAGCCAGAATATTCGCTTCGGTGCTCGGGATCAGCTCATTAGTATCATTACTATTTTTGATTGTTGCACTTGTGTTGCGCACGCAGGCACAGCAGAGTGAGAAAACGGCCCTGGAAAAGGAAAGCCTGGCATTGGAGGAACGGAAACGGGCTGAGGATCAGACACGTGAAGCCATTGCGCAAAAGAAAATCGCAGAGCAGCAAGGCACATTTGCCGAGCTGCAGAAGACATTAACCGAAGAACAAAAAGGCATTGCGGTAAGGGAACAGGAGAAAGCCGTGAAAGAGAGCATTGCCGCAAAAATCGCCAAGCAAATCGCTGAGGAACAAAAGATCCAGGCCGATAATGCCAGAAAAGCAGCGGTCGAATCTCAGAAACAAACAGAAATTCAAAAAGAATACGCGGTAAGCGCACAGAAAGAGTCGGACAGGCAAAAAGTGTATGCGCAATCGGCCCAGAAAGAAGCAGAAAGCTCCCGGAATGATGCATTGAAACAGCGCTCCAAAGCAGTGGCCCGCTTCATTGCGATCCAGTCCTTTCAAATGCCGGCCGGGGATGAACTGACTGCATTACTGGCTTTGAAAGCATATGATTTTAATATAAAAAATGGCGGGGAACGCGAGAATCCGGATATTTTTAATGCACTATCCAAAGCGGCGGGCGCGAAGGCAACATTAATTGCACATAATGACATTGTGCGCGTCGTCGCCGAGCCGCAAGCCGGCAATTCGGTTTTCGCAACGGCAGGGGACGATGGTGTGGTCAGCCTCTGGAATTATCTCACGCCTGCGGCCAAGCCGCTTTTGCTGCGCAATCCGAAGCAAACCTTCAAAAGCATTCGTTCCGTCGCGTTTACGCCTGACGGAAAAACGTTTTTTACGGGCTCGTCCAATGGTCAGATCGTCCGCTGGGACAATTTTATGCCGGGCGTGCCGCCTGCTAAAACCATCGTAGGGCATGACGGCATCGTGTTTTCGCTGACGGTGAAGAACATTAATAACAGGCCGCATCTGCTCTCTGTAAGTTCTTCCGGGCAGGTGAGGCTTTGGGATGTGAGCGACAAAAAGCTGGATGTCGTGAGAAATATCAATGTCGGCACCGAGATCGCCTCAGTTGAAATACTGGCTGACGGCCAGTATATGTTCCTGGCAACCGGAACGGGCAAGCTCATCCGTGTGGACCTGACCAAACCGGATGCAAAACCGGCAGAATACAATCTCCCCGGCATCCGCGGCAGGCTGCTATCAATGGCATTCACGCCTGATCAGAAGCATTTATACTTCGGCACCAGCTCGGGAATGCTTTACAATGTGCGCATGAACAATAACGAGCCCGTTCCAAACTCAATGAACGGAACACAGGGAACGCACACTTCGGGCATAACCAGCATTGCTTTCGCGCCGGACGGAAGCCGCATTGCCACTGCTTGCTATGACTGGAAAATACGCATCTGGAATGCAAAAGAAGATATTTCCAAACAACAGCCTGTATTATTGAGCGATTTCGATTACTGGGTGATGGATATTCAATTTACCCGGGATGGTAACAAATTGCTGGCTGCCGGTGCGGATAAAACGGTCCGGATATGGGACATTAATTCGGCTGCATTGTTTGCCGAAGTTTCTAAAAAGGTAAAACGCGAACTGACCGAGGAAGAGTGGGACCAATACATTGGAAAGGATATTCCTTACGAAAAACTGTCCCGGAACATCAGATAA
- the glgX gene encoding glycogen debranching protein GlgX: MATDIRIDYYPTHEQQGIKFRRGHALPFGATMVPNGINFSIYSSEAIDCTLVLFERGEAEPFAEIRFPEEFRTGNVYSMIVFDLDYERLEYGYRMDGPFKPEEGHRFDKSIILSDPYAKAIGGRDSWLAKPNWDNIYPYRSRLVFEDFDWENDHPLETPIEDLVIYEMHVRGFTQHPSSNVKNPGTFAAIRSKVAYLKDLGINCVELMPIYEFDEWENSKENPVTGGLIVNFWGYSTVNFFSPKAGYAATGKFGMQVDELKTLVKELHKNGIEVMLDVVFNHTAEGDHRGHTISFRGIDNKTYYMLTPEGYYFNFSGTGNTLNCNNPVVRNMVLDCLRYWAADYHIDGFRFDLAAILGRDQNGAPLSNPPLLESLAYDPILAKCKLVAEAWDAGGLYQVGSFPAYGRWAEWNGKYRDSIRKFLKGDEGLVGEMAQCIQGWPDLYYYRGPTASINFIACHDGFTLYDLFAYNEKHNEANGENNNDGGNDNHSWNCGVEGETDDAYINQLRHKQIKNALSILMVSQGVPMILSGDEVGVTKNGNNNTYCHDNELNWLDWSLMEKNADIYHFAQRIMRFRRAHPVLRSRTHFQHRDYVGSGFADITFHGTQAWQPDFSPSSRCLAFMLDGAHAKSGTIVDDSIYVAMNSHWDGLYYELPPLPNGQSWHLAVNTDMPSGEDIYEIGKEPKLEDQGRFLVGGRATVVLVGK, encoded by the coding sequence ATGGCAACAGATATCAGGATTGATTACTACCCGACGCACGAGCAGCAGGGGATCAAATTCAGAAGGGGACATGCATTGCCATTTGGTGCGACTATGGTCCCTAACGGAATCAATTTCAGCATTTATTCCAGCGAAGCTATCGACTGTACACTCGTATTGTTCGAAAGGGGCGAGGCCGAACCATTTGCAGAAATCCGTTTCCCTGAGGAATTCCGCACGGGCAATGTGTATTCCATGATCGTGTTTGATCTGGATTACGAGCGCCTGGAATATGGTTACCGCATGGACGGCCCGTTCAAGCCCGAAGAAGGTCATCGTTTCGACAAAAGCATTATACTCAGCGATCCCTACGCCAAAGCCATTGGCGGACGGGATTCCTGGTTGGCCAAGCCGAATTGGGATAACATTTACCCGTATCGCTCGCGCCTCGTTTTCGAGGATTTTGACTGGGAAAATGACCACCCGCTCGAAACGCCTATTGAGGATCTGGTCATTTATGAAATGCACGTGCGCGGCTTTACGCAGCATCCGTCATCGAATGTTAAAAATCCAGGCACATTTGCGGCCATCCGTAGCAAAGTGGCTTACCTGAAAGATCTGGGCATCAATTGCGTGGAGCTGATGCCGATTTATGAGTTTGATGAATGGGAAAACAGCAAGGAAAACCCGGTTACAGGCGGTCTGATCGTCAATTTCTGGGGTTATAGCACGGTTAATTTCTTCTCTCCAAAGGCAGGTTATGCGGCAACAGGGAAGTTTGGCATGCAAGTGGACGAGCTGAAAACGCTTGTGAAAGAACTCCATAAAAACGGCATTGAAGTAATGCTGGACGTGGTTTTCAATCACACAGCCGAAGGCGATCACCGCGGTCATACGATCTCTTTCAGGGGAATAGATAACAAAACTTATTACATGCTGACGCCTGAGGGTTATTATTTCAATTTCTCAGGAACTGGCAACACATTGAACTGCAACAATCCGGTGGTGCGGAACATGGTTTTGGACTGTCTGCGTTACTGGGCAGCCGATTACCATATTGATGGCTTCCGCTTCGACCTCGCCGCCATTCTCGGCCGCGACCAGAACGGCGCGCCATTAAGCAATCCGCCGCTTTTGGAATCGCTCGCTTACGACCCGATCCTTGCCAAATGCAAGCTCGTAGCAGAAGCATGGGACGCGGGCGGATTGTATCAGGTCGGCTCATTTCCGGCTTACGGACGCTGGGCCGAATGGAACGGAAAATATCGCGACTCGATCCGGAAATTCTTGAAAGGCGACGAAGGCCTGGTTGGAGAAATGGCACAATGCATCCAGGGATGGCCAGATTTGTATTACTATCGCGGCCCGACGGCGAGCATCAATTTCATCGCCTGCCACGACGGTTTCACGCTTTATGACCTCTTCGCTTACAATGAAAAACACAACGAAGCGAATGGAGAGAATAACAATGATGGTGGTAATGATAATCATTCATGGAATTGCGGCGTCGAAGGTGAAACAGATGATGCGTACATTAATCAGCTCCGTCACAAGCAGATAAAGAATGCGTTGTCGATCCTGATGGTGAGTCAGGGTGTGCCAATGATCCTTTCGGGCGATGAAGTTGGGGTTACCAAAAATGGGAACAACAACACCTATTGCCATGATAACGAGCTCAACTGGCTCGACTGGAGCCTGATGGAAAAAAACGCGGATATTTATCACTTTGCGCAACGCATCATGCGCTTCCGCCGTGCCCACCCGGTACTGAGGAGCAGGACGCATTTCCAGCACAGGGATTACGTAGGAAGCGGTTTTGCGGACATCACATTCCACGGAACCCAAGCCTGGCAACCCGATTTTTCACCCAGCAGCCGCTGCCTGGCATTCATGCTGGACGGCGCCCACGCCAAAAGCGGAACCATTGTCGACGACTCCATCTACGTAGCGATGAACTCCCACTGGGATGGCCTGTACTACGAACTCCCACCACTCCCGAATGGACAAAGCTGGCACCTGGCCGTGAATACGGACATGCCGTCAGGTGAAGACATTTACGAGATCGGCAAGGAGCCGAAATTGGAGGATCAGGGGAGGTTTTTGGTTGGCGGGAGAGCTACGGTGGTGTTGGTTGGGAAGTAG
- a CDS encoding TonB-dependent receptor plug domain-containing protein, with protein MKRILPILILLTVAFAGTAAYAQEDCDATVIIPEADRKYRTGNFDEVFQILNPCLKTRFSPNAQVQAYKIIALTYLALDSLPQAATAVRNLLIANQNYEPEFSALPQFKDLVAQQRDLMDRIIQITSVSKKAENLLQVPATVTVLTQTDIVKRGYKDLTQMLNDIPGFDVIRGNGPSYVTFYQRGYRSTSNDRTILLVDGVEENDLNSDNIPISRQYALSDIERVEVIYGPASTMYGANAFVGVINLITKRFLDREMPEGKKMVVSTNGQVRYGSLNTKLIDGVVTMRTKDVAVSLTSRYFASNELDYSRYPEWNYDPRTADNYPAQQNINGAAAQTYITTNKLNTLFPNNDLYQVGYDANGNANALSLTNAGKAKAAELDNANLFQANVNGSPVGFNDDSKNFFIRAKIEFKDFMISLMSWKTDEGATPWYTNRSRIVTPEVSRWVANNKAFSLTYNKFISEKVQILNLTSYRLHELNGATNLPTYRGYFNGSYGIIDLLNQRKPTYSIPYWYRVSNQLRNEFRVLLTPLPKLDINSGIEIRNSIIQANYITSQTENADETGRPDSTLAGGDNFRVFDIGIFTQATYNWTESLKMVLGSRLDHNQIRSKGGYGFVFNPRVSLIYSKGKFVFKGIYTEAFKDASYLQKYATNRERALNNPTLQPERVKNVEGSVSVRFNKAMSFNVAGYVANYSNAVGLAAATTPAGLPTQQFQALGKQRIMGIQSEARYDVKRLNVWGNFTYSKPRDLSKVEGQKIPISDIAPWSANLGAVYEPVKNLSISVTNNYVSARKSGVGTSGSSNPITRFEPIYLLNSTLTYHNILNVFSLQVQVSNMFNHEYFVPGIRAAEGVTSASRYPQEGRVFSVGLLFDTNRK; from the coding sequence ATGAAAAGAATTTTACCCATTTTGATCCTCCTAACTGTTGCTTTTGCAGGCACAGCAGCCTATGCACAAGAGGATTGCGATGCAACGGTGATCATTCCCGAGGCTGACAGAAAATACAGGACCGGGAATTTCGATGAGGTTTTTCAAATCCTGAACCCTTGCCTTAAAACCAGATTTTCGCCGAATGCGCAAGTGCAGGCATATAAGATCATTGCATTAACATATCTCGCGCTGGATTCTTTGCCACAGGCGGCCACGGCTGTCCGTAATCTTTTGATAGCCAACCAAAATTACGAGCCGGAATTCTCTGCATTGCCGCAATTCAAAGACCTCGTTGCCCAGCAGCGCGATCTCATGGACCGCATCATTCAGATCACTTCCGTTTCCAAAAAAGCGGAAAACCTTCTGCAAGTGCCCGCCACCGTAACCGTTTTGACCCAAACTGACATTGTAAAACGAGGTTATAAAGACCTGACCCAAATGCTGAATGACATTCCGGGCTTCGACGTCATCAGAGGGAACGGGCCCTCTTATGTCACATTCTACCAGCGCGGTTACCGCTCCACTTCCAACGACCGCACCATTCTCCTTGTGGACGGCGTCGAGGAAAACGACCTGAATTCAGACAACATCCCCATTTCCCGGCAATATGCCTTGTCCGACATTGAGCGCGTGGAAGTAATCTATGGCCCGGCTTCGACTATGTATGGCGCAAATGCATTTGTAGGCGTTATTAACCTCATTACCAAGCGTTTCCTGGATCGCGAAATGCCGGAAGGTAAGAAAATGGTCGTTTCTACGAACGGTCAGGTGCGCTATGGATCTTTAAATACAAAACTCATTGATGGTGTGGTGACCATGCGGACAAAGGACGTTGCGGTTTCGTTAACGTCGCGCTATTTCGCTTCTAACGAGCTGGATTACAGCCGGTATCCCGAATGGAATTACGATCCGAGAACCGCTGATAACTATCCTGCACAGCAGAATATCAACGGCGCCGCCGCGCAGACTTACATTACTACCAACAAGCTCAACACGCTTTTCCCTAACAACGATCTTTATCAGGTTGGCTATGATGCGAACGGCAATGCCAATGCATTGAGCCTGACTAATGCCGGAAAGGCAAAGGCGGCCGAACTGGATAATGCTAATTTATTCCAGGCGAATGTGAACGGAAGTCCGGTGGGTTTTAATGATGATTCAAAAAACTTTTTTATCCGGGCAAAAATCGAATTTAAAGATTTCATGATCTCGCTCATGAGCTGGAAAACGGACGAAGGCGCAACACCTTGGTATACCAATCGCTCCCGCATCGTAACACCCGAAGTTTCGCGCTGGGTCGCCAACAACAAGGCGTTTTCTTTGACCTACAATAAATTCATTTCTGAAAAAGTCCAGATCCTGAACCTGACTTCCTACCGGCTCCATGAGCTGAATGGTGCAACCAATTTGCCCACTTACAGAGGTTATTTCAATGGCAGTTACGGCATTATCGATCTGCTTAACCAGCGCAAGCCAACCTATTCGATCCCTTACTGGTATCGTGTTTCCAACCAGCTGCGTAACGAATTCCGCGTGTTGCTCACGCCGTTGCCGAAGCTGGACATTAACAGCGGCATTGAGATCAGGAACAGTATTATCCAGGCCAACTACATTACTTCGCAAACCGAAAACGCAGACGAAACCGGACGCCCGGATTCCACATTGGCAGGCGGCGATAACTTCCGTGTTTTTGACATTGGTATATTCACACAAGCCACTTACAACTGGACCGAAAGCCTGAAAATGGTGCTCGGTTCCCGGCTCGATCACAATCAGATCCGTTCAAAGGGCGGTTATGGCTTCGTGTTCAATCCGCGGGTCAGTTTGATTTATTCCAAAGGTAAATTTGTATTCAAAGGCATTTACACGGAGGCATTTAAGGATGCTTCCTATCTTCAAAAATACGCCACGAACCGCGAGCGCGCGCTGAATAATCCCACTTTGCAGCCCGAGCGCGTGAAGAATGTGGAAGGGAGCGTTTCAGTCCGGTTCAATAAAGCAATGTCCTTTAATGTAGCAGGTTATGTAGCCAATTACAGCAATGCCGTAGGGCTTGCGGCTGCCACGACGCCGGCGGGCTTGCCTACGCAGCAGTTTCAGGCACTGGGCAAGCAGCGCATTATGGGCATTCAGTCGGAAGCGCGTTATGATGTGAAAAGACTGAATGTCTGGGGCAATTTCACTTACAGTAAGCCGCGCGATCTTAGTAAAGTCGAGGGGCAGAAGATTCCTATCAGCGACATTGCGCCCTGGTCGGCTAATTTGGGAGCTGTATATGAGCCGGTTAAGAACCTGAGCATCAGTGTCACCAACAATTATGTGAGCGCAAGAAAATCTGGCGTAGGAACTTCGGGAAGCAGCAATCCGATCACGCGTTTTGAGCCGATTTACTTGCTGAACTCGACATTGACCTATCATAACATTCTGAATGTGTTCAGCTTACAGGTTCAGGTTTCCAATATGTTTAATCACGAATATTTTGTACCGGGCATTCGGGCGGCCGAGGGCGTTACGTCCGCGTCGCGTTACCCGCAGGAAGGTCGCGTGTTCTCGGTCGGGCTGCTTTTTGACACAAACCGCAAATAA
- a CDS encoding STAS domain-containing protein gives MAFQIESLIENQEARFTLHGELDSLSARVFQTEIEKIANQPIDSLVLDMEDLKFMSSAGLRVLIYSKQKIGPKLSIYIVKPQELIVDTLTKTGLQHSVTIVDQYPV, from the coding sequence ATGGCATTTCAAATAGAATCCTTAATAGAGAATCAGGAGGCGCGGTTTACATTGCATGGTGAGCTGGATTCGCTTTCGGCGCGGGTGTTTCAGACCGAGATTGAGAAAATTGCAAATCAGCCGATCGATTCGTTGGTGCTTGATATGGAGGACCTTAAGTTTATGTCCTCTGCCGGGCTCCGCGTTTTGATTTACTCAAAACAAAAAATCGGGCCGAAATTATCCATTTACATTGTGAAACCCCAGGAACTGATCGTGGACACGCTTACCAAAACGGGTCTGCAGCACAGCGTTACCATCGTTGATCAATATCCAGTTTAA
- a CDS encoding GNAT family N-acetyltransferase, whose product METRFEIRNSEFLLIKLDHPERLDEMGALRVLAWKDEQGISQDFFSHKAWLDDEDLLAHHWVILHNKTIVAAARMTFHTDYKSVPHADLFDGSILEGFGNGPYASLNRLVVAPEYRGNGFSTLLDEARIQYAAILGARLIIAQPVASRIKPLEDLGFFYLGKIRPLYQMPERQIYFMIKELGV is encoded by the coding sequence ATGGAAACAAGGTTTGAAATCAGAAATTCGGAGTTCCTGCTCATCAAGCTGGACCATCCCGAACGCCTGGACGAAATGGGGGCGCTCCGGGTGCTGGCCTGGAAGGACGAGCAGGGCATAAGCCAGGATTTTTTCTCACATAAAGCCTGGCTGGATGATGAGGATCTGCTAGCGCACCATTGGGTTATCTTGCATAATAAGACAATCGTGGCCGCTGCGCGCATGACTTTCCATACGGATTACAAATCGGTCCCGCACGCAGATTTGTTCGACGGGTCCATCCTGGAAGGTTTTGGAAATGGCCCTTATGCATCTCTGAACAGGCTGGTGGTTGCGCCGGAATATCGCGGCAATGGCTTTTCAACATTGCTCGACGAAGCCCGCATTCAGTATGCAGCCATCCTTGGCGCCAGGCTGATCATTGCCCAGCCCGTTGCGTCACGCATTAAGCCGCTGGAAGATCTTGGATTTTTCTATCTGGGGAAAATCAGGCCATTATATCAAATGCCTGAACGTCAGATCTATTTTATGATTAAAGAATTAGGAGTTTAA
- a CDS encoding STAS domain-containing protein gives MKVTITDQEEITVVAVSGDIDSKTAPEFERNAKVAMDKSKNIAIDLTEVGFMSSAGLRVLLMVYRNIRSQEGKVVLVGVSEEIQDVMSTTGFINFFTIVEKPEDGVAFLKQD, from the coding sequence ATGAAAGTTACCATTACGGATCAGGAAGAAATTACGGTGGTTGCGGTCTCCGGCGATATAGACAGCAAAACGGCGCCCGAATTTGAAAGAAATGCAAAGGTGGCCATGGACAAAAGCAAGAACATCGCGATTGACCTCACCGAAGTGGGCTTCATGTCCAGCGCCGGGCTGCGCGTATTGCTGATGGTTTACAGGAATATCAGGTCGCAGGAAGGGAAAGTGGTGCTGGTGGGGGTTTCCGAAGAAATCCAGGACGTCATGTCAACCACGGGTTTTATCAACTTTTTTACGATCGTGGAAAAGCCGGAAGACGGAGTTGCATTCCTAAAACAAGACTAA
- a CDS encoding ATP-binding protein — translation MESKSFPGTVDSLDSLREYIGELSEKAGLAKKPTYSLKLAVDEIATNIILYGYQEPGIEADFQVVSEIMPDKLVVILEDIAAPFDPLAKDLPNAQDLTLSLEERGIGGLGIFLTINGVDEFSYEYADGKNRNKFVMKIAAT, via the coding sequence ATGGAATCGAAAAGTTTTCCCGGCACTGTTGATTCTCTCGATTCGCTGCGGGAATACATTGGTGAGCTCTCGGAAAAGGCTGGTTTGGCCAAAAAACCAACTTACAGTCTCAAACTGGCGGTTGATGAGATTGCTACGAACATCATTTTGTATGGTTACCAGGAACCAGGGATCGAAGCGGATTTTCAGGTGGTGAGTGAAATCATGCCTGATAAGCTCGTGGTGATCCTGGAAGACATTGCCGCGCCGTTTGACCCGCTCGCGAAAGACCTGCCCAATGCGCAGGACCTGACGCTTTCGCTGGAAGAACGCGGCATTGGAGGTCTTGGTATTTTCCTGACAATCAATGGTGTAGATGAGTTTTCCTATGAATATGCCGATGGAAAGAACCGTAACAAATTTGTAATGAAAATTGCCGCAACCTGA